Proteins co-encoded in one Nicotiana sylvestris chromosome 7, ASM39365v2, whole genome shotgun sequence genomic window:
- the LOC104212965 gene encoding early nodulin-like protein 9 → MAQTSSISSRKVFNVLGLLSLLIMFQNANSFEFKVGGSGDWSVPSDPNSYNQWTERSRFQIGDSLSFNYPADKDSVLLVNKADYDNCNTASPIEKYSDGHSVVKFNHSGPFYFISGVHDNCVKNEKLHAVVMADRSNRNQTAASPPPSPSADDVPPSPAPSGEEAPSPPTGSVEINPTAAPSQESSPPKNGASAIVMSFIGSTAAFIGSSFLLGF, encoded by the exons ATGGCTCAAACAAGTTCAATATCTAGTAGAAAAGTCTTTAATGTTTTGGGCTTGCTTAGTCTTTTGATTATGTTCCAAAATGCCAACTCTTTCGAGTTCAAAGTTGGAGGTTCTGGAGATTGGAGTGTCCCTTCAGATCCCAATAGTTACAACCAGTGGACCGAGAGGAGTCGATTCCAAATTGGTGACAGTTTat CTTTTAACTACCCTGCTGATAAAGACTCAGTGCTTCTTGTAAACAAGGCAGACTATGATAATTGCAACACAGCTTCTCCAATTGAGAAGTATAGCGATGGACACAGTGTGGTCAAGTTTAACCACTCTGGACCATTCTACTTCATTAGTGGGGTTCATGACAACTGTGTCAAGAATGAAAAGTTGCATGCTGTGGTTATGGCAGATAGAAGCAACCGCAACCAAACAGCAGCATCTCCTCCACCTTCCCCTTCAGCAGATGATGTTCCCCCGTCTCCGGCCCCATCCGGCGAAGAGGCCCCATCACCACCCACTGGCTCAGTAGAGATCAACCCAACTGCAGCACCTTCTCAAGAATCATCTCCTCCAAAGAATGGCGCTTCTGCGATCGTCATGAGCTTTATTGGCTCCACTGCAGCTTTTATTGGTTCATCATTCCTCCTAGGATTCTGA